From the genome of Deinococcus sp. AJ005, one region includes:
- a CDS encoding phosphate uptake regulator PhoU, whose translation MSVQPFPQRPTPGGAASVERVTARFLRMLSITLEQLEAVRDADARSEFSGLGARAGVLEQETNELEREIEDACLSAFAAPLSAGELAFHLVVFRSLTNLERVGDYALKLACDLEHFAPRARSATLQDVLPLVRLLSRMLERLAYAFAERDLGAAREVMRLDYEQVDALYEQMQRASLTRLLERPEDTEVALTAGQIARNLERLGDHLVNVAERLEALVLGRVASQ comes from the coding sequence ATGAGCGTGCAACCCTTCCCCCAGCGCCCGACTCCGGGCGGCGCGGCCAGCGTGGAACGGGTCACGGCCCGTTTTCTGCGAATGCTGAGTATCACGCTGGAGCAACTGGAGGCCGTGCGCGACGCCGACGCCCGCTCCGAATTCTCTGGCCTGGGTGCCCGCGCCGGGGTGCTGGAGCAGGAAACCAACGAACTGGAACGCGAGATCGAGGACGCCTGCCTGAGCGCCTTTGCCGCGCCCCTGAGCGCCGGGGAACTGGCCTTTCATCTGGTGGTGTTCCGCAGCCTGACCAATCTGGAGCGGGTGGGCGACTACGCGCTGAAACTGGCCTGTGACCTGGAACATTTTGCCCCACGCGCCCGCAGCGCTACCTTGCAGGATGTGCTGCCGCTGGTCCGGTTGCTGTCGCGGATGCTGGAGCGGCTGGCCTACGCCTTCGCCGAGCGTGACTTGGGCGCAGCGAGAGAAGTCATGCGCCTGGATTACGAGCAGGTGGACGCCCTGTACGAGCAGATGCAGCGCGCCAGCCTGACCCGCCTGCTGGAACGCCCCGAGGACACCGAGGTGGCCCTGACCGCCGGGCAGATCGCCCGCAATCTGGAGCGGCTGGGAGACCATCTGGTCAACGTGGCCGAGCGGCTGGAAGCGCTGGTGCTGGGCCGGGTGGCGAGCCAATGA
- the pstB gene encoding phosphate ABC transporter ATP-binding protein PstB — protein MTPILSAKNVNIFYGDKQAVQNVNLDVQPGTVNALIGPSGCGKTTFLRAINRMHDLTPGARVSGQILLDGENIYAPGVDPVAMRRRVGMVFQKPNPFPTMSVFDNVVAGLKLAGMRNKDQLMAVAERSLKGAALWEEVCERLNTPATGLSGGQQQRLCIARALAVDPEILLMDEPTSALDPSSTAKIEELMTDLKKVTTIIIVTHNMHQAARVSDTTSFFLVGDLVEHGPTDQLFQSPRDERTEAYVTGRFG, from the coding sequence ATGACCCCCATTCTCAGTGCCAAGAACGTCAATATCTTCTACGGCGACAAGCAGGCCGTGCAGAACGTGAATCTAGACGTGCAGCCCGGCACTGTCAATGCCCTGATCGGCCCCAGCGGCTGCGGCAAGACCACCTTCCTGCGGGCCATTAACCGCATGCATGACCTGACGCCGGGCGCGCGGGTCAGCGGGCAGATTCTGCTGGACGGCGAGAACATCTACGCGCCGGGTGTCGATCCCGTCGCCATGCGCCGCCGCGTGGGCATGGTCTTTCAGAAACCCAACCCCTTTCCCACCATGAGCGTGTTCGACAACGTGGTGGCGGGCCTCAAGCTGGCGGGGATGCGGAACAAGGACCAGTTGATGGCCGTGGCCGAGCGCAGCCTCAAGGGCGCGGCGCTATGGGAGGAAGTCTGCGAACGGTTGAATACTCCGGCCACTGGGCTATCGGGCGGGCAGCAGCAGCGGCTCTGCATCGCCCGCGCGCTGGCGGTAGACCCCGAGATTTTATTGATGGACGAGCCGACGAGCGCCCTCGATCCGTCCAGCACGGCCAAGATCGAGGAACTGATGACCGATCTGAAGAAGGTCACCACCATCATCATCGTGACGCACAACATGCACCAGGCCGCGCGGGTCAGCGACACCACCTCGTTTTTTCTGGTGGGCGATCTGGTGGAACACGGCCCCACCGATCAACTGTTCCAGTCGCCGCGCGACGAACGCACCGAGGCGTACGTGACCGGGCGTTTCGGCTGA